Within Porites lutea chromosome 2, jaPorLute2.1, whole genome shotgun sequence, the genomic segment GGTTCCATCAAGTCTCGGGTTGGCATTGAATGACGTCAATAGGTGTCAGTTGGTGACCTAAAGCGCTAAGTTTATACCGGACCCCCTCCAAGTCATTCAGACTGTTGTGTTGAAATGTCAAAATCCTGACAAATGGCATGTAATACAGCCTTACTTATCGTTAGCAAATGCACTGCATTTGCCCTATTTAAAGGaatctagcctgtgtacagaccccctgccctcaggaaaaatcggagaaaaaaaatatagaattttcctgaggggaggggggtctgtaAACAGGCTGAAAGGAATCCAAGGTGGTCTTGGATGCTTGTAACTAGGTACTGGATTCTGGACTTTTTtatcagtggaacttggattctggatttcctGGAtaccggattccacaagcaaaccTTACATGGGATGAATGTATACTGTACTTATAAAGTAGGTTTAGTTGTTCATATTAAAAGAGGGTGATTCATTGATGCTTTCTGTGTCCATTATCTTATGTCTTGCAATGTCAGTGAAAAACAAGAGAGGAGTCGACCTCGGGCCTGATTTATCGCATGGAAAACTGTACAATATCTGACTGTGCAAATCCTTGCTCTTCAGATTGTCTTCAAATACAAAAGAAACCACACATAATGAGACGAGCCTGACTGACGTGATTTTTCACACGTTCGATTTTTGATGCATGGACTTTGAGTTATCGTGTACAAGAAAGTACAGTCTTAGTTTACTGCGGACACAAcagagaaattaaaaattttcctCTCGCAATTATTGTAGGGCCACAGGAATTTGAACCgcaaattttcagctttaatgAACCTTTTCTGAATCTTCTGAAAGTATGTCCCAGAAAAAGTCATTTGTAAAATATTAGCCCCGGAATGtaatttttgaattttagaaTGTGACTAATATCACAATGCGCGAAGTGATAATCAAAACAGCCAGTTGAAGGATACACGAAAACTTGAAGACGCGGCCGAAAATTGTCTCATCAGTTTTAGCAGTACGACTCGACAAGAAAACTTTCTGATTCCAAAATATGGGGAAAGGATTTTCGCGGTTTGATAAAAAGGAAGAAGATTACTGTCTTGAAATCCTTATGCTGGGGTTAAATGGATCAGGAAAAACCACGATTTTAAACTACCTGGATGGAAATTCTGATGAAATCCCTGCGCCAACGATTACTCCATCATTTTCAGCTGGCACTAATTTGAGCAAAGGACTAGATGGACTCAGTATTTCGATTTGGGATTTTTCAGGCGATGAAAGATTTAGACAAGAGTGGAGTCGTTTTGTTCGGGAGCCTCAGGTGCTGCTTTTCGTTGTGGATAGTGCTGACACGTCAAGGATCAAGGAAGTAAGTCAGTATCTTATTAGCATTCTTCAACATCCCAAAATAGAGGGGATTCCTGTGTTGATTCTTGCCAACAAACAAGACCTTCCTGGAGCTCTCAGTCTAAAGGAGCTTGCCGAGAGGTTGTCGCTAGCACATTACACAGCAAACCCTTGCGCTTTCCAAAGAGCGTGTTCTTTGACCGGCAAGGGCCTTTACGAAGCAATTTACAAGCTGGCCGATATGGATACCAAAACTTCGCGGCCGAAGCGCAGTTTTAAAGAGTTGGGGCCTACGCTGGAACTGGGAGGATTTTCACCGGAGGTAATTAAAAGACTTGGTGCTAAGTCCATCACTGTTCGTCATGCGCAAATACAACctctgtttttttcttgaattcagTTTGGAGGGACTTGCGTCATGCATGAAGAGTTATCAGTGTTTTTCCCTTAGTCGGCAATATTGACGTTATCTCAGTGATTTTTGACAATCCAGCGAAATTGAATGAGTCTTGAGACAATAGGTGCAATAGCAGGGTCTGACAGGTTAAGCCAGTGAAATCGACTATTATGGTTTTCGGGATCACGCATGAAACTACGGTAATAAACAGTGTAGGAGGTATTATGCTCCTGATTAGGCTCGACCAACTTCACACTTTTCTCTCCAactcctaatttttttttctttccaacatTCCTATGTACAAAGCTTTTGACAATTGTTAGTTCTCTTCTTGCTTAAATTTAAGACTGGTcttttcactgaaaattttgatcGCTTTTTGGTATCTGCAGTACCTCGAGTTCCCGGCTCGATGCACTAATCGAAATTATGACGTTGCAAATTTCTGCCTTCTGCATGTCCTTACTAAGTCGTACTTACACAGGACTGTTAGAGCATATAATAGTCATAATAGCCTCCCTCATTCAACAGTTCAAAGGTTTAATCCATGCTCACTATGAAGCCAGTTAAGTCAGTCGTACCAGCCGCGATAGATACACCGTTAGCACACTCTTATTGCACACAAACTCGGTTCTCCTTTTAtaaccatttttttctgttctcgTCCAAGTTTAGTGGGTATTTTGTCTTACAATTTTAGACATTGTAGGCGGTTGATATTAAATTGGGGCCTCATGccctgtttttgtttctttttgtactTTTGTGTTGTTTTCCTTGTATGTATTAATATATTCTCGTTATACAAATAAACTATTACTTAactacttttgaaaacaaaagaataataacACGTGAATACCCATCCAAAAAGTCTGGCATAATGAGGTAACCACGCCTTCAACGAGGCCGATATGCACTTGGCACTGAGGAGTCGCTTTGGTTCGTCTGCGGTATTCAATTCCCGAGAAATCCAACCGCTTATCAGCTTTGTATATTCTACCTGACGTTGGCTGGAAAAAAGATTGGTATACAGTTTTTATGTATTCTTAAAAAAACTTGGATACTCATATGAGAAATAAGACAAGACGCATGCAGTGAGAGAATTTTATTAcaggaaaaaatgtttcatGACattttgccgaaaacaaaatGTGACTTGGAAATTCATCGTTACTACATAGCACTTAAAATATAGTATACTGAACAGCATTATATACTTCGGCTTTATGATTCATTCATCTTCGTTTCATATTTAACAGTGTGATATAGTTCTTAAAACATCTGAAGTGCTATATATCGGATTGCCCGAATCAGAGATACTGTTAGTGCGGTTTAGTTCTAATCAGTAACctaacagtaaaaaacaatCCAACTCTGTCGGTAGAAAGCAAAAAAACGGCTCAAGTCAGTCTATACTTAGGGTGTTTTATAACTGATTTTCGGCACATCTAAATGTATAAGACTGTAATTTTCAACCAAGTAAGCATGAGCTTTGCACATTCACGTATCTGTCGCATAAAAATTTAACGAAttcaaataaaaactaaattttaAACGAAGTTAGAGTTTACCAAACTaatatttacataaaaaaatgccATTCTTATCAGGAAATGTTGAAAATCTTGCCGTATATTGACCGTATACGCTAAAAACGAGAGATTTTTTAAACGGTTATAGCCAGTTCgtattttgttgtttacatggtTAACACGACAGCAGATCTAGAAATTCGTCGTTATACGCAGGGCATTTAGTAACTTAAAATGTAGAGCTTGTAACAGTTCGTAACTTCATGCAGGCATGCGTAAAAACTCAGTCAACGTCAGTCGTTTCAGAGGCTGAAACCGGTGCGTCtcagatgaaaaatttaatagCTTACAACATGTTACAATATACTTCCGTTCATTGTGTAGCAATACCTTGACCGGATACAAAATATTcctctctttccctttttaaagGGAAACCGCATTTTAGCCTATTCCTAGAAATAACATTGACCTTAATGTAATAGTATAGTGAATAAATTAATCAAAGGGAAATCATTCTGAAAAGACTGCGTAGGATTTATTAGCTTATTTCagcttttagaaaaggatgagATGATTTAGTGCAAGTTATGAGAAATTATATACGGATTATACTCTCTCGATTATATCAAAAGTATAGTTTATagcaataaaataaattgaattgtGATATGTAAAAGAATAGTGGAGATGACAATAGTTCTACCCTGCTAGCATGCAAAGGTTTTCGTCCACATGAGATTTAGAATGTGAAAAGAAAGTCGTTTGCCCTGCTAAAATCGGGCGCGTTAACAAGCCAAAGTCTTTGCGAATGTTAGCGGCGCAAACAACTTTGTACATGCTAAAAACCACGCCAGAAAGAAACCTCCCAGCAGAGTACGATAGTTCATGCATGTATGTAAAATCTGTTTTTCTAATGTGCTTTTAACCATTTGTTTCTGGTACCAGTATTCAAGTCTGAGGTTAGCAAACTTACGTCAATGGGTGACGTAACGCCCTAAGTTTATAGGACCCTCAACAACTCTGAAAAAAGGCTTCTATAATTACGACCTTACATGTACTGTTTGCATGTTTAAGACCGAATACTGTCATTACAAGACAGTTTCagttgttcttagtaaaagagAGCGACTTACCTAACACCTAAATAAGTTAAGAAATACACTCCCAGATAATCCGGTTCGATCCCTTGAGAGGGTACCAAATAGAGCAAAAGAAGCCACAAAACTCTCTAATTTTATGAACCGACCTTCAAAACAATATTCTACTGAGCACGagacttgtttgtttgttttttttaattagtttttatcGATAATCAAAAGATTTAGTTACTATTTTCTAACAACATCTGCGTGTATCTTAGTCAGGGGTAGCCCAAAATCCAATTTACTACACTAACACATGATTCTAAAAACGAGTACATCCTTAGTTTGTtggtcttttcttttcttgctctCAAAGGAGAAGCGAACGTTCTGAGAACATTTCCAGCTCCAAGCTAAGTAGGGCGAGAAATTTCCAGACAAAGCGTTTGTCATTATTCTCAATAATACTGAACGATAACTTTACAAGGACCAAATCCTCGCTAAATGCTTGAAGATCTCAAAACCGCTCTTGACCGGTTTTTTTCCGCTACTGGTTCAGGTTAGAATAGCTCAGCCAGCGGACATCACTTATGGGCAAACAGAGTTGACTCGAAAAGAAATTCTTGCATGGAGTTTATGGTCTTACATACACGGCAAAAAGATAGAGAAAAGAATTCGATCACAGGGGTAAGTTTGGAAAAAACTCTTGGCCGAACCAAACACTTCTCTCTCCCCAACAGAGGCTCCgactgttaaaataaaataggaAATAATTGCGCTTTGCACTAATGACGCCAAAAATTTCTGTTCCCTGCTGTGCCTCAGGCATTAAACCTGATCGGTATAAGAGTTTTGTATGGGAAAGTCACGTTCGCCAACAAATTTTTGTCGTCTTGAAGATTTTTATcgttaaaagaaacaaaatccagcttggtttCGATAATATATATTCTGAAAATAATCAAGACAACGTTAAACTTGGAAAAACTGTACAGATGAGTGATGTTATATCTTATGCGGCGTCAGAATACTGTGGGTATGTTAAAATGTGTGGAGAGGAGGGCTTCAAAGCTGTTCACGAAAAGGTGCATTAGGTCAAATTTATAGGCAAAGGCTGCTCAATTTTTTTCGCGAGTGTTTATGTTGTGCTACTTAGTACTACAGGATATAAATTACTGTATTCGTCCCGGATTCGTATCAGTCGTCTGTTCTATCTGGCCACACAGCAACAGAACAAACTTATACAATTTCCGGTTTGTGCTAAAGCTGGTGTGCTTTTACGCTTAGATATTCTGTTACAGGCTTGCGAGAAGCACATACAAACTCGATTTTCTCTTTAGCAGTTTCGGTTTTGGAGTATTACACAGCCAataatgttatgtcatgtttcaGTGCACAGCGGTGCTTTCTTACAAGGACAGAGCTAAGATCCGATTTCAGTAGCCTTCTTTGATCAAGttgctttattttctgattttaaccatttatttgAGTTACTTGAACCAGGTTTTTCTCCCTATAGCAGTAGTACTTGTTATATATTAGATTTAAGCtcaaaaaagattttaacaACGCTTACTGCgaattttatgaacaattttcagGTCGTAGTCTTTGactagaatgcaaagttttgTAATGTAAAGCGCATTAGATCGTATACCCGTGTActttgcgctatataaataacaaaattatgCTATGTtaaagtttgtctgagtcacgcgGAAGGTTtaaggtgacaaaacctatttttagtaatacAGCAAAGCGCGATTGCAAAAGTGTGCGCGTGGAGGACGATGGGCAGAGGAAAAAAGCGGGAGCCTCTCTCCTTTCCATCATCCCCCGCGGGCTTTCTTTACGCCTCTTCTCAGCCCGTGACACAAACAGTCCCCCGCGGAGGAGAAACACGTCTTCAGTTTCTAGTTTATGTCTCAATCAGCATGTCCCAATCTGTGTCCCAATACTACAATCTGCCCCACTGAAGAACTGCTGACGCAAATTTTGCTCCAACTAATTATAAGGTCGTGAAAATTTGAACCGCAGAAATTTCCCTTTAGTTATTGAGCCTTTTCCGTACGTAAGCAGCACAAAGAAGTCCTTTGTAAAATATTAGCCCGTATTTGAGCCtaattttggaattttacaATGTAACTAATATCACAACGCCCCAAGTGATCAGAACGGGCTAAAAGGATGCACGAGAACTTGAAGAGGCTGCCGAAAATTGTCTCATCAGTTATTTCAGTACGAGACGTCGAGAAAACCTTTTGATTTGGAAATATGGGAAAATCATGTTCGCGGTTtgataaaaaagaagaagattACTGTCTCGAAATCCTTATGCTGGGGTTAAATGGATCAGGAAAAACCACGATTTTAAACTACCTGGATGGAAATTCTGATGAAATCCCTGCGCCAACGATTACTCCATCATTTTCAGCTGGCACTAATTTGAGCAAAGGACTAGATGGACTCAGTATTTCGATTTGGGATTTTTCAGGCGATGAAAGATTTAGACAAGAGTGGAGTCGTTTTGTTCGGGAGCCTCAGGTGCTGCTTTTCGTTGTGGATAGTGCTGACACGTCAAGGATCAAGGAAGTAAGTCAGTATCTTATTAGCATTCTTCAACATCCCAAAATAGAGGGGATTCCTGTGTTGATTCTTGCCAACAAACAAGATCTTCCTGGAGCCCTCAGTCTAAAGGAGCTTGCCGAGAGGTTGTCGCTAGCACATTACACAGCAAACCCTTGCGCTTTCCAAAGAGCGTGTTCTTTGACCGGCAAGGGCCTTTACGAAGCAATTTACAAGCTGGCCGATATGGATACGAAAACTTCGCGGTTGAAGCGCAGTTCAAAGGAGTTGGGACCTACTCTTGAACTGGGAGGATTTTCGCCGGAGGTAATTAAAAGACTTGGTTCTAAGTCCATCACTGTTCGTTATGCACAAATACAACctctgtttttttcttgaattcccTTTTAACGGACTTGCGTCATGCATGAAGAGTTAACAGATTTGTTCTCCTAGTCGGCAATATTGCCGTTATCTCAGTGATTTTTGACAATCAAACGAAATTGAATGAGTCTTGAGACAATAGGTGCAGTAGCAGGGTCTGACAGGTTAAGCTGGAAAAATCGACTATTTTGGTTTTCGGAATCACGCATGAAACAACGGTATTATACAATTTGGGAGGTATCATACTTCTGATTATAGGCTCCACCAACTTCATACTTTTCTCTCCAACTCCTTATTCCCCCCATGTCTTTTCTCTCCAACCTTCCTATGTACAAAGCTTTTGACAATTCTTAGCTCAGCCTTCTTGTTTAAATTTAAGATTGGTcttttcactgcaaagtttgaTCGCTTTTTGGTATCTGCTTTACCTCGAGTACCCGGCTCGATGCACTAATCGAAATTATGACGCTGCAAATTCCCGTCTTTTGGTTTTTCATAACCAGGACTACTTTGCTGTAAAGTCGTACTTATCCAGGGCTGTTAGAGCGTGTAATAATCTCCCTCATTCAAAAGTTCAAAAGTTTAATCCATGTTCCCTATGAGACCAAGTTAAGACAGTCCTATCAGCCACGATAGATAGACCGTTAGCACACTCTTGTTGCACCCACTCGGTCTTCCTTTTTGTAACCATTCTTTTTTGTTCTCGTCCAAAATTTTGTGGGTATTTTGTTTTATGATTTTAGACATTGTAGGCGGTTGATATTAAATTAGGGCCTCTGCCCtatttttatctctttttgTACTTTGTGTTTTTTCCTTGTATGTAGACATTCTCGTTATACAAATAAACTAATTACTTAATAactacttttgaaaacaaaagaataataacacgtcaatagagtaccgaagtgtgacgtcatagaaaatgaaatttgggaaattatgggatttgttaagatattctgaaagaacaacgtccaagacgcctactcgccaaaaattagcaatttggggcagattgtctctTAGATATTaacccagttatgctccgatgactccatacaaatccttctaaatcttacctggttcctaatcttatgaaccaagccaaatttagaaggatttgtatggaatcggcacagcataactgggctaatatctcagagacaatttgccccgaattgctaatttttggcgagtaggcgtcttggacgttgttctttcagaatatcttaacaaatcccataatttcacaaatttcatttttatgacgtcatcacttcggtactctatacCAATCCAAAAGGTTTGGGATAATGAGGTAACCACGCCTTCAACTAGGCCAAAATGCACTTGGCACTGAGGAGTCGCTTTGGTTCGTTGAGGTATTCAATTCCTAAGAAATCCAACAGCTTATCAGCTTTGTATATTCTACCTGACGTTGGCTGGAAAAAAGATTGGCATACAGTTTTCAGCAATACAATACAAATCTAGGGTCTCATTGGGGTTGATCGTCAGTTAtcaaacggcctaaaatttAATAGTCAGCCGTAAAaaacatgtaattttttttgagtGGTCTCTAATCACACGTAAAATAGTGATATTATgatgaaacagaaaaaaaatcatcttacTGTAAAGCATACTCGATTATTTGTCCAGTAGGAGCACGAAAAAGGCATAGAGATAAGACAAGCGCTCACTAAATCAGCCAACAGTAGTCATGCAAAGTCGATTATTTAGCTTACCTGTATTCTAACTGTAAAAATGAATTTCAGGAATGTCTCTTCAATTCACTTATTTCAATTGACACACCTTTAAATGATTAGAAATAGCCTTTGGATGGTCATGTGATCAGAAAGTAGTGACGCAATACTAATACAATAACGTTAGTTCAGGAAAATTTGTTTAATGAAACTCGAAAGTGAAATGTATTCCCAAAACAACTTGGCATGATTATCATATGATAGATAAGACAAGATGCAGTAAGGAAATTTTATTACAGGGAAAAACGTTTCATGACattttgccgaaaacaaaatGGCAGTGATTTGGAATTTGAAATCGTTACTTCATAGCACAATACTTAAAATATAGTACGTATTAAACTGATAAATACTTCGGCTTTATGATTCATTCATCTTCGTTTCGTAATTAATAGTGTAATATAGTTTCTTAAAACATCTAAAACTGCAATATATCGGATTTCCCGCATCAGTGCCTTTGAACGGAATTAATGCGGCCATTGTTTGATCCAGTGAGAGACGTTGTCAGTGCGGTTTACCTCTAATCAGTAACgtaacagtaaaaaacaatCCAACTCTGTCGGTAGAAAGCAAAAAAGGCTCAAGTCAGGTTATACTTAGAGTGTTTTATAATTTGCAGCACATTTATAAGACGTGTAATTTTCAACCAAGTAAGCATGATCTTTGCACATTCATGTACCAGACGCATAAAAATTTAACGAATCTTcaaataaaaagtgaattttaaacGAAATTAGAGTTTACCAAACTATCATTTACATATAAAATGCCATTCTTATCAGGAAATGTTGAAAATCTTACCTTATACTGACCGTATACGCTAAAAACGAAAGATTTTTTCGGGTTATAGCCAGTTCgtattttgttgtttacatggtTAACACGACAGCAGATCTAGAAATTCTTCGTTATACGGTTGCTGAGGGATTTAACTGCCCGGCATatattgcagaaatttctcatgcagtAATATAAACAtggtttatactactacatgagaaatttctgcaatttgattggcttagagcagtggtatttcagcttaatttgaaatacctacatgtgaaaattacaaaccttttgtgggaagtagtataaacaaataatagcatgattcaGTACGtgatttttggcataaataccactcgtgatatttcaaaattgcctcaaattttactcgcctaacggctcgcaaaattacgtacaacaatttcgaaatatcactcgtgttatttgtgccaaatatcactacaaatcaggctattacctatactaatacgACAGCAGAAATTCGTCGTTAAATGCCGGGCAGTTCAGTAAATCGCTCAGCAACCGTTTAAGACATTCAAACTTAGCAATCAAGGACATTCAGCATGTTGAAATTAGAGCTTGTAACAGTTCGTAATTTCATGCAGGCATGCGTAACATCTCAGTCAACGTCAGTCGTTTTACGGGCTGAAACCGGTGCGTCtcagatgaaaaatttaatagCTTACAACATGTTACAATATACTTCCGTTCATTGTGTAGCAATACTTCTGATACTTTGACCGGGTTCAAAATATTcctctttccctttttaaagGGAAACCGCATTTTCGTCTATTCATAGAAACAACATTCACCTTAATGTAATACTGTGGTGAATAAATTAATCAAACGGAAATCTTCAGTATATCATTCTTAAAAATGTGTAGGATGTATTActcatttcagctttaagaaaAGGATGAGATGATTTAGTGCAAGTTATGAGAAGTGATGGATCATAAACTCTCGATTATATCAAAAGTATATTctataacaataaaataaaattgtgataTGTAAAAGAAAAGTGGAGATAGCTGCAATAGTTCTACCCTGCTAGCATGAAGAGGTTTTCCTCCAGCATGAGTTTTAGCATGCATTAAGTCGTTCGCCCCCCAAACATGGCTCGGGAACGTTAAAGAGCCAAAGCCTCGAATGTTAGTGGCGCCAACGACTTTCAGTACATGCTAAAAACCACACCGGAAAGAAACCTCCGCTAGCAGCGGGGTACGATAGTTcatgcatgtacatgtaaaatcTGTTTTTGTAATGTGCTTTTAACCATTTGTTTCTGGTACCAGTATTCAAGTCTGAGGTTAGCAAACTTACGTCAATGGGTGACGTAGGTAACGCGCTAAGTTTATAGGACCCTCAACAACTCTGAAAAAAGGCTTCTATAATTACGACCTTTCATATACTGCAGTTTACATGTTTAGTAAATACTGTCCTTACAAGACAGTTTCagttgttcttagtaaaagagAGCGACTTACCTAACACCTAaataagttaagaaaaaaaaactcccaGATATTCCGGTTCGATCCCTTGACAGAATACCAAATAGAACAAAAGATGCCACAAACTCTTTAATTTCGTGAACCCGACCTTCAAAACATTCTACCGAGCACGAGatttgtctttttaaaattagtttttatCGATAATCAAAAGATTTAGTTAGTATTTTCTAACAACAGAAGGGGCAGCCCAAAAATCAATTTACTACACTAACACATGATTCTAAAAACGAGTACATCCTTAGTTTGttggttttttctttccttgctcTCAAAGGAGAAGCGAACGTTCTGAGAAAATTTCCAGCTCCAAGCTAAGTAGGGCGCTAAATTTCCAGACAAAGCGTTTGTCATTATTCTCAATAATACTGAACGACAACTTTACAAGGACCAAATCCTCGTGCAACGCTTGAAGATCTCAAAACCGCTCTTGACCGGTTTTACTTCCGCTACTGCGTCAGGTTAGAATAGCTCAGCCAGCGGCCATCACTTATGGGCAAACAGAGTTGGAGTTTACGGTCTTGATCTTACATACACCACAAAAAGATAGAGAAAAGAATTCGATCACAGGGGTAAGTTTGGAAAAAATTCTTGGCCCAATCAAACACTTCTCCCTCCCCCACAGAGGCTCCGActgtgttttcaaaaaataaaataggaaATAATAGCGCTTTGTCAAGAATTTCTGGTCCCTGCTGTGCCTCAGGCATTAAACTTGTCCAGTATAAGAGTTTTGTATGGGAAAGTCACGTTCGCCAACAAATTTTGGTCGTCGTTGAAGATTTTTATcgttaaaagaaacaaaatccagcttggtttCGATAATATATATTCTGAAAATAATCAAGGCGTGCCAAAACAACgttaaacatggaaaaaactGTACAGATGAGTGATTTTATTATTCTCAATAATACTGAACTGAATAATGTCATTATTCTCAATAATACTGAACGATAACTTTACAAGGACCAAATCCTCGCTAAATGCTTGAAGATCTCAAAACCGCTCTTGACCGGTTTTTTTCCGCTACTGGTTCAGGTTAGAATGGCTCAGCCAGCGGACATCACTTATGGGCAAACAGAGTTGACTCGAAAAGAAATTCTTGCATGGAGTTTATGGTCTTACATACACGGCAAAAAGATAGAGAAAAGAATTCGATCACAGGGGTAAGTTTGGAAAAAACTCTTGGCCGAACCAAACACTTCTCTCTCCCCAACAGAGGC encodes:
- the LOC140925709 gene encoding ADP-ribosylation factor-like protein 11, coding for MGKGFSRFDKKEEDYCLEILMLGLNGSGKTTILNYLDGNSDEIPAPTITPSFSAGTNLSKGLDGLSISIWDFSGDERFRQEWSRFVREPQVLLFVVDSADTSRIKEVSQYLISILQHPKIEGIPVLILANKQDLPGALSLKELAERLSLAHYTANPCAFQRACSLTGKGLYEAIYKLADMDTKTSRPKRSFKELGPTLELGGFSPEVIKRLGAKSITVRHAQIQPLFFS
- the LOC140925710 gene encoding ADP-ribosylation factor-like protein 11: MGKSCSRFDKKEEDYCLEILMLGLNGSGKTTILNYLDGNSDEIPAPTITPSFSAGTNLSKGLDGLSISIWDFSGDERFRQEWSRFVREPQVLLFVVDSADTSRIKEVSQYLISILQHPKIEGIPVLILANKQDLPGALSLKELAERLSLAHYTANPCAFQRACSLTGKGLYEAIYKLADMDTKTSRLKRSSKELGPTLELGGFSPEVIKRLGSKSITVRYAQIQPLFFS